A genomic stretch from Pontivivens ytuae includes:
- a CDS encoding MAPEG family protein yields the protein MPPELTVLALAGLLHIAHLALFSVTANAQVGMKQTMGPRDGGLGLTGIAGRAQRAEQNHIDGLTLFAVAVIVVTLGEATSPLTTTCAWVYLASRIAYIPVYAFGVPLIRSVVWGAGYLATMLMLVAALL from the coding sequence GCCTTCTGCATATCGCGCACCTCGCGCTGTTCTCCGTCACCGCCAATGCGCAGGTCGGAATGAAGCAGACGATGGGTCCGCGCGACGGCGGGCTCGGCCTCACCGGCATCGCCGGACGCGCGCAGCGGGCGGAGCAGAACCATATCGACGGGCTTACCCTCTTTGCCGTTGCCGTGATCGTCGTGACGCTGGGCGAGGCCACCTCGCCACTCACCACGACCTGCGCCTGGGTGTATCTCGCGTCCCGCATTGCCTACATCCCGGTCTACGCATTCGGCGTTCCCCTGATCCGCAGCGTCGTCTGGGGCGCGGGGTATCTCGCCACGATGCTGATGCTGGTCGCGGCCCTGCTGTGA
- a CDS encoding L,D-transpeptidase family protein, whose translation MIRRIVISGALLVALTAGGLLYGQVAARTASGTPPPMAPVADQADLVRVDKSDRRLELLRDGAVIAAYDISLGAAPDGHKRQEGDERTPEGRYVIDWRNPNSIAHLSLHISYPNADDVAQAAAAGVSPGGNIMIHGLPNGFGILGRLHLLVDWTDGCIAVTDAEMREIWSRVPNGTPIELRG comes from the coding sequence GTGATCCGCCGGATCGTCATAAGTGGGGCTCTGCTTGTTGCCCTGACCGCCGGCGGACTGCTCTATGGCCAGGTCGCCGCGCGCACCGCCTCCGGCACGCCACCGCCGATGGCACCCGTCGCCGATCAGGCCGATCTCGTGCGGGTCGACAAGTCGGACAGGCGCCTAGAGCTTCTGCGCGACGGCGCCGTCATCGCGGCCTACGACATCTCCCTCGGCGCCGCGCCGGACGGCCACAAGCGGCAGGAGGGGGACGAGCGCACGCCGGAGGGCCGTTATGTCATCGACTGGCGCAATCCGAACTCGATCGCGCATCTCAGCCTGCATATCTCCTACCCGAATGCCGACGACGTGGCGCAGGCGGCCGCGGCCGGTGTCTCGCCGGGCGGGAATATCATGATCCACGGGCTGCCCAACGGCTTCGGCATCCTCGGTCGCCTTCACCTGCTGGTCGACTGGACGGATGGCTGCATCGCCGTGACGGATGCGGAGATGCGGGAGATCTGGTCCCGCGTGCCCAACGGCACACCCATCGAGCTGCGCGGATGA